A single region of the Salipaludibacillus sp. LMS25 genome encodes:
- a CDS encoding NAD(P)H-dependent oxidoreductase — protein sequence MNVLVINAHPNRKSLTYAFSQKIVEGSEENPHISHIEVLDLYQDKFNPVLEFNETKRRRDMYQDANFDKYREKITWADKLVFVYPIWWGRPPAILLGFFDQVFAANFAYNDQGGIFPEGLLKGKSAICISTMKGPANYPLVMLNNCHKVLMKRAVLNVVGIKRVTFFEFGNMESSSGKQDKKLNKIYRYFTKLVN from the coding sequence GTGAATGTACTAGTTATTAATGCTCATCCTAACAGAAAGAGTTTAACCTATGCTTTTTCACAAAAAATCGTTGAAGGAAGTGAAGAAAACCCCCATATTAGTCATATCGAAGTCCTGGATTTATATCAAGACAAATTTAATCCAGTTCTAGAATTTAATGAAACAAAACGCCGCCGTGATATGTACCAAGATGCTAACTTTGACAAGTACCGAGAGAAAATCACGTGGGCGGATAAACTTGTGTTTGTTTACCCTATTTGGTGGGGAAGGCCACCAGCTATACTGTTAGGTTTTTTTGATCAAGTATTTGCAGCTAATTTTGCCTATAACGATCAGGGAGGAATCTTTCCTGAGGGACTGTTAAAAGGGAAATCAGCCATATGTATCTCGACGATGAAAGGGCCTGCCAACTATCCGCTAGTCATGTTAAATAATTGCCACAAAGTCTTGATGAAACGAGCTGTATTAAATGTTGTCGGTATTAAAAGAGTGACATTTTTTGAGTTTGGTAATATGGAAAGTTCAAGCGGAAAACAGGATAAAAAGTTGAATAAGATTTATCGATATTTTACTAAGCTTGTTAACTAA
- a CDS encoding MarR family winged helix-turn-helix transcriptional regulator: MSTLDQTTLFNQFVTFTTAVHRVTHDITKNVKADHITPLQYNILEYLYVSQPVTPTDISECHDLSMPNTSRELKKLTEKWLIEKVEDPLDRRKRYVQLSSEGKSMMKDAFDVVEAHFQKRIKDATDDDLHDIEKAIITLQNKLFY, from the coding sequence GTGAGTACTTTGGATCAAACGACATTATTTAATCAATTTGTGACATTCACGACGGCTGTCCACCGTGTAACTCACGACATAACGAAAAACGTCAAAGCCGACCACATCACGCCGCTACAATATAACATTCTCGAATATCTTTATGTCAGTCAACCTGTAACACCGACTGATATTAGCGAATGTCACGACTTATCGATGCCCAACACAAGCCGTGAATTAAAAAAATTAACTGAGAAGTGGCTAATCGAAAAAGTCGAAGACCCCCTCGACCGCCGAAAACGCTATGTCCAACTATCTTCAGAAGGAAAAAGCATGATGAAAGACGCATTTGACGTTGTAGAAGCACATTTTCAAAAACGAATTAAAGACGCCACGGATGATGACTTACACGACATAGAAAAAGCGATAATAACGCTTCAAAATAAATTATTTTATTAA
- a CDS encoding ABC transporter ATP-binding protein gives MINVQTVSKTIKKKEVLQDITFDFEEGKGYLVRGHNGSGKTMLLRLLCGLIRPSKGDVLKNKPYTFGVMIENPDFLEGQTALYNLKYLAAINKRITEEEILKALKKVDLYNQRHEPVKKYSLGMKQRLGLCQAIMEKPDVLLLDEPFNALDDDSYKQALTLLSALKDDGKMLIVAAHDQELITNPLFDEVIVLENGHVKERKSRKNGDVLADSPSNVTKD, from the coding sequence ATGATAAATGTGCAAACAGTTTCAAAAACGATTAAGAAGAAAGAAGTCTTACAAGACATTACCTTCGATTTTGAAGAAGGAAAGGGCTATTTAGTAAGAGGGCACAACGGTAGTGGGAAAACGATGCTACTAAGACTGCTTTGCGGCTTAATTAGGCCTTCAAAAGGGGATGTTTTAAAGAATAAACCCTATACATTTGGTGTGATGATAGAAAATCCAGACTTTTTAGAAGGACAAACAGCGCTTTACAATTTGAAGTACTTAGCGGCAATAAATAAGAGAATTACGGAAGAAGAGATCCTCAAAGCGTTAAAAAAAGTAGATTTGTATAATCAGCGTCATGAACCAGTTAAAAAATATTCTTTAGGAATGAAGCAACGGTTAGGTTTGTGCCAAGCTATTATGGAAAAGCCAGATGTTTTATTACTTGATGAGCCATTTAACGCATTAGATGATGATAGCTATAAGCAAGCATTAACATTACTTAGCGCGTTAAAGGATGATGGAAAAATGTTAATTGTGGCGGCACATGATCAAGAGCTCATCACTAATCCGTTGTTCGATGAGGTCATCGTATTGGAGAATGGGCACGTAAAAGAAAGGAAAAGTAGAAAAAACGGAGATGTCTTGGCAGACTCTCCATCAAACGTGACTAAGGACTGA
- a CDS encoding GntR family transcriptional regulator, which yields MLKYQQIAIEIEKYIEDHALQQGDKLPVLEKLMAQFDVSKSTITKSLDLLEKKGVVFQVRGSGIFVRRHKRKGYISLLSNQGFKKDLEEFTITTEVIELNVIKPSEEVALNLNIKADDDVYSVKRVRYINGQTLCLEESFYNKAIITYLNKEIVSESIFHYIREGLGLKVGFSDLYLHVDMLTEEEAGYLGLKQGMPKLYVETVFHLTNGQPFDFSKITYNYEQSQFVIQANSHFL from the coding sequence ATGTTAAAGTATCAACAAATCGCTATAGAAATCGAAAAGTATATAGAGGATCATGCCCTTCAACAAGGTGATAAGCTGCCAGTTTTAGAGAAGTTGATGGCTCAATTTGACGTGAGTAAGAGCACGATTACGAAATCATTGGATCTTTTAGAGAAAAAAGGGGTCGTCTTTCAAGTAAGGGGAAGCGGTATTTTTGTAAGGCGACATAAGAGAAAAGGCTACATAAGTTTACTGTCTAACCAAGGATTTAAGAAGGATCTTGAGGAGTTCACGATTACGACAGAAGTAATCGAATTAAACGTCATAAAGCCTAGCGAGGAAGTGGCACTTAATTTGAATATAAAGGCGGACGATGACGTCTATTCGGTCAAAAGAGTACGTTATATTAACGGGCAGACACTTTGTTTAGAAGAGTCGTTTTATAATAAAGCGATTATTACGTATTTGAATAAGGAAATTGTATCTGAATCAATCTTTCATTATATAAGGGAAGGATTGGGACTGAAGGTCGGCTTTTCCGATTTATACCTTCATGTGGACATGTTAACTGAAGAGGAAGCGGGCTATCTCGGATTGAAACAGGGGATGCCTAAATTGTATGTTGAAACGGTCTTTCATTTAACGAATGGCCAGCCATTCGATTTTTCAAAAATCACCTATAACTATGAACAATCACAATTCGTCATTCAAGCGAACAGTCACTTTTTGTAG